A part of Streptomyces sp. NBC_01235 genomic DNA contains:
- a CDS encoding ATP-binding protein, with translation MPAFDETATMLVGRSEELERLASAIGSLGEDGVPTVVDIAADAGMGKSRLLSELCARARRQGLTVLRGRATEYERHTPFQTFTDAFADVDRAFLDSDDVPRAAAPVLRGTDSAQGASRTGNRDRFGLYRAVAEVLTGLGERSGLVMALDDLHWADPASLELLDHLIRHPVGGRVLLVVARRERQTPHSLAAALTRGVDSGAVLRMALRPLPEQDAIQALACDLPPADAKEIHRSSEGNPLYLHCLLHAYRHGASSRAGTVRPHDGTPSGVPGGLGALLLDELTALTEAQRRTVEAVAVLGDDATPATLLSLTTGHTTADDLDDCIDALVRRDLLRRASDGRWTLRHPLLRALVYENTAAPRRAEIHRGAADELARAGASAAERAHHVERSLVGWDPVSAAVLSEAAAQFAHTAPATAAHLLDVVLRLMPDTPVYARQRGELTLARAKALGVGGSLRESRDLLHTLISRSGHDEDTSLRGDAIALCAMMERHLGHSPEAIALLQRELVRSPGPEPRQAVSLGLALGMAALNTVSYPDVRDDIERTLAVARAHGDLMGEMGALALGALGETYEGETAAARRFADAAAGLADGLTDPNLTELCESLVWLAWAEALLERYADAERHADRGLDIARRSGQVHVLPHLLSSKAFVHFNTCRLPSALEAAEEAESVARAIGSSDLLAFTLCFKALIVLLRRPLGDTRALATAEEAVAAAGGSRHWWASLARCVLGHTALVSGDPHRAQDALLTAGGPELLGLQPSIRPGQLDTLVSTALAIGDVEQAARWAARAVEEADRMGLHGQRGAALRTEAALAQHHGDARAAADLFERAAQVYAPSGASVWEAYSLLLATVQAQAAGDGPRAVAMWERARRIADDGGARLLSDLAALVRPQAEAALRTPTELDQLTAREREIAELVAEGLSNQAIATKLYLSRRTVETHLSAIYRKTSVSSRSALAGLMTRAALDRRT, from the coding sequence GTGCCAGCGTTTGACGAGACGGCGACGATGCTGGTCGGCAGATCCGAGGAACTGGAGCGGCTCGCCTCGGCGATCGGCAGTCTGGGGGAGGACGGTGTTCCCACCGTCGTCGACATCGCCGCAGACGCCGGTATGGGGAAGAGCCGGCTGCTGAGCGAGCTCTGCGCGCGGGCACGCCGGCAGGGGCTGACCGTGCTGCGCGGCAGGGCCACGGAGTACGAGCGGCACACTCCGTTCCAGACGTTCACGGACGCCTTCGCCGACGTCGACCGTGCCTTTCTCGACTCGGACGACGTGCCCCGGGCGGCGGCACCGGTGCTGCGTGGCACCGACAGTGCGCAGGGCGCCTCGCGCACGGGCAACCGTGATCGATTCGGCCTCTATCGCGCGGTGGCGGAAGTACTGACCGGACTCGGCGAACGAAGCGGGCTGGTGATGGCCCTGGACGATCTGCACTGGGCGGACCCCGCGTCCTTGGAGCTGTTGGACCACTTGATCCGACACCCGGTGGGCGGCCGGGTGCTTCTGGTCGTGGCCCGCCGGGAACGGCAGACACCGCACTCGCTCGCCGCCGCTCTGACCCGCGGCGTCGACAGCGGAGCCGTGCTGCGCATGGCACTGCGACCGCTGCCCGAGCAGGACGCGATCCAGGCGCTGGCCTGCGACCTGCCACCGGCCGACGCGAAGGAGATCCATCGATCCAGCGAGGGCAACCCGCTCTACCTCCACTGCCTTCTGCACGCCTACCGGCACGGCGCGTCGTCGCGCGCCGGCACCGTCCGGCCCCACGACGGAACCCCCTCCGGGGTGCCGGGCGGACTGGGAGCCCTGCTCCTGGACGAACTGACCGCGCTGACCGAGGCACAGCGCCGCACCGTCGAAGCGGTGGCGGTCCTCGGCGACGACGCCACGCCCGCGACGCTGCTGAGCCTGACGACCGGACACACCACGGCGGACGACCTCGACGACTGCATCGATGCACTGGTCCGGCGCGATCTGCTGCGCAGGGCGTCCGACGGCCGCTGGACGCTGCGCCACCCGCTGCTGCGGGCACTGGTCTACGAGAACACCGCCGCACCACGCCGTGCCGAGATCCATCGCGGCGCGGCGGACGAACTGGCGCGGGCAGGAGCCTCCGCCGCCGAGCGGGCCCATCACGTCGAGAGGTCGCTCGTCGGCTGGGATCCGGTGTCGGCGGCCGTACTGAGTGAGGCCGCCGCCCAGTTCGCCCACACGGCGCCCGCGACCGCCGCCCATCTGCTGGACGTCGTCCTCCGGCTCATGCCGGACACGCCCGTATACGCAAGGCAGCGTGGGGAGTTGACGCTGGCGCGCGCCAAAGCCCTCGGCGTGGGCGGCAGTCTGCGGGAGAGCCGCGATCTGCTCCACACACTGATCAGCCGGTCCGGGCACGACGAGGACACATCGCTGCGCGGGGATGCGATAGCGCTGTGCGCCATGATGGAACGGCACCTCGGACACTCCCCGGAAGCGATCGCCCTGCTGCAGCGGGAACTGGTCCGCAGTCCCGGTCCCGAGCCCCGCCAGGCGGTGTCTCTGGGGCTCGCGCTGGGCATGGCCGCCCTGAACACCGTTTCCTACCCCGACGTACGCGACGACATCGAGCGGACGCTCGCGGTGGCCCGCGCCCACGGCGACCTCATGGGAGAGATGGGGGCCCTGGCACTGGGGGCGTTGGGGGAGACCTACGAAGGGGAGACGGCGGCGGCCCGCCGGTTCGCCGATGCCGCCGCCGGACTCGCGGACGGTCTGACCGACCCCAACCTCACCGAACTGTGCGAGTCGCTGGTGTGGCTGGCCTGGGCGGAAGCCCTGCTGGAGCGCTACGCCGACGCCGAACGCCACGCCGACCGCGGTCTGGACATCGCCCGTCGCAGCGGCCAGGTCCACGTCCTGCCCCACCTGCTCAGCAGCAAGGCCTTCGTGCACTTCAACACCTGTCGGCTGCCGTCCGCCCTGGAAGCGGCCGAGGAGGCGGAATCCGTCGCACGAGCCATCGGCAGCAGCGATCTGCTGGCCTTCACTCTGTGCTTCAAGGCACTGATCGTTCTCCTGCGCCGCCCCCTGGGCGACACCAGGGCCCTGGCGACCGCCGAGGAGGCCGTCGCCGCGGCCGGCGGAAGCCGCCACTGGTGGGCGTCGCTGGCCAGGTGCGTGCTCGGCCACACGGCGCTCGTGAGCGGCGACCCGCACCGTGCGCAGGACGCCCTCCTGACGGCGGGCGGTCCCGAACTGCTCGGGTTGCAGCCCTCGATCCGCCCCGGCCAGCTGGACACCCTCGTCAGCACCGCCCTCGCGATCGGCGACGTCGAGCAGGCCGCGCGCTGGGCCGCGCGAGCCGTCGAGGAAGCCGACCGGATGGGGCTGCACGGTCAGCGCGGGGCGGCACTGCGCACCGAGGCGGCGCTCGCCCAGCACCACGGTGACGCCCGCGCGGCCGCTGACCTCTTCGAGCGTGCCGCGCAGGTGTACGCGCCCTCCGGCGCGAGCGTCTGGGAGGCCTACTCCCTGCTGCTGGCGACCGTCCAGGCGCAGGCCGCGGGCGATGGTCCGCGCGCCGTCGCGATGTGGGAACGGGCCCGCCGTATCGCCGACGACGGCGGTGCGCGCCTGCTGTCCGACCTGGCCGCGCTCGTGCGTCCCCAGGCCGAGGCGGCCTTGCGCACACCCACGGAACTCGACCAACTGACCGCACGCGAAAGGGAGATCGCCGAACTCGTCGCCGAAGGACTGAGCAACCAGGCCATCGCGACGAAGCTGTACCTCAGCCGCCGTACGGTCGAGACCCATCTGTCGGCCATCTACCGGAAGACCTCCGTGTCGTCCCGCTCGGCGCTGGCGGGCCTCATGACACGTGCGGCCCTCGACCGGCGCACGTAG
- a CDS encoding SDR family oxidoreductase, with product MSDLAGRTALVTGASRGIGQAIAVRLAARGAVVIVHFGTDEAGATATVEAIERAGGTALAVGARLGVDDDVETLFAGAEAGLAGRPLDILVNNAAAVPAGPLGVTTRKEFDHLFAVNVRAPYFIIQRALPLLRDGGRIVTISSVATRMANPAQTSFAMTKGAVETMSMTLANELGVRGITVNAVAPGATRTAANGAFFEAPGLADLIAATTALDRLGRPDDVADVVAFLASDAARWITGQVIDASGGLFLGPRP from the coding sequence ATGAGTGATCTGGCCGGCAGGACGGCTCTCGTGACCGGGGCGTCGCGCGGCATCGGGCAGGCGATCGCGGTCCGGCTTGCGGCACGGGGTGCAGTGGTCATCGTCCATTTCGGCACGGACGAGGCCGGTGCGACGGCGACGGTCGAGGCGATCGAGCGGGCGGGGGGAACCGCGCTCGCCGTGGGAGCGCGGCTGGGCGTGGACGACGACGTCGAGACGCTCTTCGCGGGAGCCGAGGCCGGTCTGGCCGGGCGGCCGCTCGACATCCTCGTCAACAACGCGGCAGCCGTGCCCGCCGGCCCGCTCGGAGTCACGACGCGCAAGGAGTTCGACCACCTCTTCGCGGTGAACGTGCGAGCGCCGTATTTCATCATCCAGCGAGCGCTGCCGCTGCTCCGCGACGGCGGCCGCATCGTCACGATCTCGTCCGTGGCGACCCGGATGGCCAACCCCGCCCAGACCTCCTTCGCCATGACGAAGGGCGCGGTCGAGACGATGAGCATGACCTTGGCCAACGAGCTCGGGGTCCGAGGAATCACGGTGAACGCGGTCGCTCCCGGCGCCACGCGGACGGCGGCCAACGGAGCGTTCTTCGAAGCACCGGGCCTGGCCGACCTCATCGCCGCGACGACGGCGCTCGATCGGCTGGGCCGGCCCGACGACGTCGCCGACGTGGTCGCGTTCCTCGCCTCCGACGCGGCACGCTGGATCACCGGGCAGGTCATCGACGCCAGCGGTGGCCTGTTCCTCGGGCCGCGCCCCTGA
- a CDS encoding substrate-binding domain-containing protein has product MYGNRRAIPGVFTARLASCALLAAATVLVGCERGSSRGPGESTTGPSGCPAVQARAETAVAKAEETDVSWDGPTNGPGAVSGKTIVYVAQTMTNPGVAGAANGVREAARVIGWNIRVIDGGGSPTGIQAAMSEAVALKPSGIVIGGFDPNSTSRQVARANKEHIPLIGWHAVAAPGPSRRPELFTNVTTRVEDVAAISAQWIISHSNGHAGVVLITDSSIPFARNKSELIRKALATCRGVELLAYENIPIPDASSRTPREISSLLARFHHRWTHSVAINDLYFADAAPAFRAAGENGSGPPFNIGAGDGDPSAFQRVNNRQYQAATVPEPLSLQGWQIVDEFNRAFASRPASGYVAPVHIATARNSAGATTWDPSGYREAYRKIWGK; this is encoded by the coding sequence TTGTACGGCAACCGCAGAGCCATCCCCGGCGTCTTCACGGCCCGGCTCGCCTCCTGCGCCCTGCTGGCAGCGGCAACCGTCCTCGTCGGCTGCGAACGCGGCTCGTCGCGCGGCCCGGGGGAGTCCACCACGGGCCCGAGCGGCTGCCCCGCCGTCCAGGCCAGGGCCGAGACCGCCGTCGCGAAGGCGGAGGAGACCGACGTCTCCTGGGACGGCCCGACCAACGGCCCCGGCGCGGTGTCGGGCAAGACCATCGTCTACGTCGCCCAGACCATGACCAATCCCGGGGTCGCGGGCGCCGCGAACGGGGTGCGGGAAGCCGCGCGCGTCATCGGATGGAACATCCGGGTGATCGACGGCGGGGGCAGTCCCACCGGCATCCAGGCGGCGATGAGCGAGGCCGTGGCCCTCAAGCCCTCGGGCATCGTCATCGGCGGCTTCGACCCCAACTCGACGTCACGGCAGGTCGCGCGGGCCAACAAGGAACACATCCCCCTCATCGGCTGGCACGCGGTCGCCGCGCCCGGCCCCAGCCGACGGCCCGAGCTCTTCACCAACGTCACCACCCGCGTCGAGGACGTGGCCGCAATCAGCGCGCAGTGGATCATCTCGCACTCCAACGGCCACGCCGGGGTCGTGCTCATCACCGACTCCTCGATCCCCTTCGCCAGGAACAAGTCCGAGCTGATCAGGAAGGCGCTCGCCACCTGTCGGGGCGTCGAGCTGCTCGCCTACGAGAACATCCCCATTCCGGACGCGAGCAGCCGCACCCCTCGGGAGATCTCCTCCCTCCTCGCCCGGTTCCACCACCGGTGGACCCACTCCGTCGCCATCAACGACCTGTACTTCGCCGACGCGGCCCCCGCCTTCCGCGCGGCCGGCGAGAACGGTTCCGGCCCGCCCTTCAACATCGGCGCGGGCGACGGCGACCCCTCCGCCTTCCAGCGCGTCAACAACAGGCAGTACCAAGCCGCCACCGTGCCCGAGCCGCTGTCCCTGCAGGGCTGGCAGATCGTCGACGAGTTCAACCGCGCTTTCGCAAGCCGTCCCGCCAGCGGGTATGTGGCCCCCGTCCACATCGCCACGGCCCGCAACAGCGCCGGTGCCACGACCTGGGACCCGTCGGGCTACCGGGAGGCGTACCGGAAGATCTGGGGCAAGTGA
- a CDS encoding TetR/AcrR family transcriptional regulator has protein sequence MPDQHSTLRAQRRAETQRTIQAHAIRLFTERGYDATTVTDVAEAAGVSPMTVYRHFPTKEDLVLVDRHGRLVAERIAASSASQPLVRRIGGALIDSAATLTSGGHGDDPAAGEQFLLARLRLMISTPALRARHLDNHYALQQAIVDALGGDATDPDAAFQAQAAAGACLAAMHTALVRWAEDDGRTELPGLIAKALAAAFGDDSVDRVGPEA, from the coding sequence ATGCCCGACCAGCACTCAACACTGCGAGCACAACGGCGAGCGGAGACGCAGCGCACGATTCAGGCGCACGCGATACGGCTGTTCACCGAGCGCGGATACGACGCCACGACCGTGACCGACGTCGCCGAGGCCGCAGGTGTGTCACCCATGACCGTGTACCGGCACTTCCCCACGAAGGAAGACCTCGTGCTCGTCGACCGGCACGGTCGGCTCGTCGCCGAGCGGATCGCCGCGTCGTCCGCGTCGCAGCCCCTCGTCCGCCGCATCGGCGGAGCGCTCATCGACTCGGCCGCGACGCTGACCAGCGGCGGCCACGGCGACGACCCGGCAGCGGGCGAACAGTTCCTGCTCGCCCGCCTCCGGCTCATGATCTCGACGCCCGCCTTGCGGGCCAGGCACCTGGACAATCACTACGCCCTTCAGCAGGCGATCGTCGACGCCCTCGGGGGCGACGCCACCGACCCCGACGCGGCGTTCCAGGCCCAAGCGGCGGCAGGCGCCTGTCTCGCCGCCATGCACACGGCGTTGGTGCGCTGGGCCGAGGACGACGGACGGACCGAACTGCCCGGCCTGATCGCCAAGGCGCTTGCTGCCGCCTTCGGGGACGACAGCGTCGACCGCGTCGGCCCGGAGGCGTGA
- the sigJ gene encoding RNA polymerase sigma factor SigJ: MIDDPFVVHRSLLFTVAYEMLGSGVDAEDVLQESWLRWADVDRSQVRDPRAYLVRIVTRQALNRLRTLARSREDYVGEWLPEPLLTSPDVAEDVELADSVSIALLTVLETLGPTERAVFVLREVFEMPYGEIGEAVGKSAASVRQIARRAREHVAARRPRVRVSRSEQQTVVERFLAALRTGQVQELMEVLAPDVVLVADGGGLADAARAPVHGAELVATLLARPGRVVSAVWLNGAPAGRIEVAGQLAAVSLVVENGRVTRIHAVANPQKLTRLEEPARLAR, from the coding sequence ATGATCGACGACCCCTTCGTCGTCCATCGCAGTCTGCTGTTCACGGTCGCCTACGAGATGCTCGGCTCGGGGGTTGACGCGGAGGACGTGCTGCAGGAGTCCTGGCTGCGGTGGGCCGACGTCGACCGTTCCCAGGTGCGTGACCCGCGGGCCTACCTGGTACGGATCGTCACACGACAGGCGCTCAACCGGCTGCGGACGTTGGCGCGCAGCCGCGAGGACTATGTCGGCGAGTGGCTGCCGGAACCCTTGCTGACCAGCCCCGATGTCGCCGAGGACGTCGAACTCGCGGACAGCGTCTCGATCGCGCTGCTGACCGTGCTGGAAACCCTCGGGCCCACGGAGCGGGCGGTGTTCGTGCTCCGCGAGGTCTTCGAGATGCCCTACGGCGAGATCGGCGAGGCCGTCGGGAAGTCCGCGGCCTCGGTGCGACAGATCGCGCGGCGGGCACGCGAACACGTGGCGGCCCGGCGGCCCCGGGTGCGGGTGAGCCGGTCGGAGCAGCAGACGGTGGTGGAGCGGTTCCTGGCCGCGTTGCGCACCGGGCAGGTGCAGGAGCTGATGGAGGTACTGGCGCCGGACGTGGTCCTGGTCGCCGACGGCGGCGGTCTCGCGGACGCCGCCCGGGCTCCCGTCCACGGGGCTGAACTCGTGGCGACGTTGCTCGCGCGCCCCGGCCGGGTGGTGTCGGCCGTGTGGCTCAATGGCGCGCCGGCGGGCCGGATCGAGGTCGCCGGCCAACTGGCCGCGGTGAGCCTGGTGGTGGAGAACGGGCGGGTCACCCGGATCCATGCGGTGGCGAATCCTCAGAAACTGACGCGGCTGGAGGAGCCGGCCCGGCTCGCCAGGTAG
- a CDS encoding carboxymuconolactone decarboxylase family protein produces the protein MALRLPKAELPAELEDDMIKQLGAVPENVEVLWHSPGVAQDNLEFGGKVGAWNAADPSLKSFAHMAVAAQVGCSWCLDVGYFHAQNENLNLVKASQVPRWRDSEVFTLLERDVMGYAEAMTNTPPTVTDDQYASLLERLGPAAMVELTAYIAYVNLATRANVANGVSSQGFSEACEIPLAGRPGTSDVASTA, from the coding sequence GTGGCGCTACGTCTCCCGAAGGCCGAGCTCCCCGCCGAGCTCGAGGACGACATGATCAAGCAGCTCGGTGCCGTGCCCGAGAACGTCGAGGTGCTGTGGCACAGCCCCGGGGTCGCCCAGGACAACTTGGAGTTCGGCGGCAAGGTGGGCGCGTGGAATGCGGCCGACCCGAGTCTCAAGTCGTTCGCCCACATGGCCGTCGCGGCACAGGTCGGCTGTAGCTGGTGCCTCGACGTCGGCTACTTCCACGCGCAGAACGAGAACCTGAACCTGGTCAAGGCGAGCCAGGTGCCGCGCTGGCGGGATTCGGAGGTGTTCACCTTGCTGGAGCGGGACGTGATGGGGTACGCCGAGGCTATGACGAACACGCCGCCGACCGTCACCGATGACCAGTACGCGAGCCTGCTCGAACGGCTCGGCCCGGCGGCGATGGTCGAGCTCACCGCGTACATCGCCTATGTCAACCTGGCGACCAGGGCCAACGTGGCGAACGGCGTCTCGTCGCAGGGCTTCTCCGAAGCCTGCGAGATTCCGCTGGCCGGGCGTCCCGGGACGTCCGACGTGGCGTCGACGGCATGA
- a CDS encoding DUF5990 family protein, with amino-acid sequence MRIRIDAVDLPGLVCRPSADGNAPAYGNVHVAVQRRDRPAELLEPQPGDAPSATWTLECTAVASPTGTQVKGPYVQDRLGRRFVYLSWGTVDEAGVFTMFRRAKLMLDAVPAEVLAAAARDGLLVGRLGLSDAHGGPLCARVEPPHITWSAEPADSSC; translated from the coding sequence ATGCGCATCCGTATCGACGCCGTCGACCTGCCCGGACTCGTCTGCCGGCCTTCCGCTGACGGGAACGCTCCCGCCTACGGCAACGTCCATGTCGCCGTGCAACGACGCGACCGGCCGGCCGAGCTCCTGGAGCCGCAGCCCGGCGACGCCCCGTCCGCGACGTGGACCCTGGAGTGCACCGCCGTCGCCTCGCCGACCGGTACCCAGGTGAAGGGCCCGTACGTGCAGGACCGTCTGGGGCGCCGGTTCGTCTACCTGTCCTGGGGCACGGTCGACGAGGCGGGCGTCTTCACGATGTTCCGCCGCGCCAAACTCATGCTCGACGCCGTGCCCGCCGAGGTACTCGCCGCCGCCGCACGCGACGGCCTGCTCGTCGGACGCCTCGGCCTGTCCGACGCGCACGGCGGCCCCCTGTGCGCACGAGTCGAACCGCCGCACATCACGTGGAGCGCCGAACCCGCCGACTCCAGCTGTTGA
- a CDS encoding bifunctional serine/threonine-protein kinase/ABC transporter substrate-binding protein, with translation MEPLRGADPARIAGYRLLRRLGAGGMGVVYLARSPGGALAAVKVIRAAYADDAGFRARFRREVETAGRVANPWVVPLLAADPDAESPWLATAFVPGPSLSEAVQECGPLPHGTVRVLGARLAEALDAVHGAGLVHRDVKPGNVLLAVDGPRMIDFGIARMPEDTALTASGMVVGSPGFLSPEQAQGRGREIGPASDVFSLGCLLAYAVTGERPFGHGSAAEMLLRTVHDEPDLDGVPAPLLPLLRGCLAKEPGSRPAVAAVQRALDGVGEGGGWLPESLTRLIARRSAAVLALPAVEATEVSAASGALGATVADAPHGDETAVGPGGATRRRFLVLGSVAGVLAAGGTAAWWTANRPGGTSAQGNTTRLPLLAVALHADLSGSGRTTGRAQENGVRLAVDHLNSRAGRGFDLALQVHDDEGGTTRARQIAHRLAADDRVRAVLGPTTDACAKATLGLYQQARLPMVTVSVGLDEVSPTDYRVYAATRPNDSTLVAPVVAYLVRTAGARRTVLIDDAAEGDFSWRQCAGADDALRTGQRTTVRRTLAAEDDADGDFRALAKSVTDARADAVVFAGGYARAARLARALRSAGYSGARLATQRALDPRFLTSAGDAAEGWVFSTAFLDPTRVTAAKSFVTAYRTRFGTAPPWHAAEAYDATFFVARAMTGVGASDAQRSAIVGQLRETDYRGITKRLRYDSSTYRFTDAMYLFRATGGAFRCLGDYRDATA, from the coding sequence ATGGAGCCGTTGCGCGGCGCCGACCCGGCCAGGATCGCGGGCTATCGGTTGCTGCGCCGACTGGGCGCGGGCGGCATGGGCGTGGTGTACCTGGCCCGCTCCCCCGGGGGCGCGCTCGCCGCGGTGAAGGTGATCCGCGCGGCGTACGCGGACGACGCGGGATTCCGGGCCCGTTTCCGCCGTGAGGTGGAGACGGCGGGCCGGGTCGCCAACCCCTGGGTGGTGCCGCTGCTGGCCGCGGACCCGGACGCGGAGTCTCCGTGGCTCGCCACGGCGTTCGTGCCGGGACCCTCCCTGTCGGAGGCGGTGCAGGAGTGCGGGCCGCTGCCGCACGGGACGGTCCGTGTCCTGGGGGCGCGGCTGGCCGAGGCGCTGGACGCGGTGCACGGGGCGGGTCTTGTGCACCGGGACGTCAAGCCCGGCAATGTGCTGCTCGCGGTCGACGGACCCCGGATGATCGACTTCGGTATCGCCCGGATGCCGGAGGACACCGCGCTCACCGCCAGCGGGATGGTGGTCGGCTCCCCCGGTTTCCTCTCCCCAGAACAGGCGCAGGGCAGGGGCCGGGAGATCGGGCCGGCCAGTGACGTCTTCTCGCTCGGCTGTCTGCTGGCGTACGCCGTGACGGGCGAGCGCCCCTTCGGGCACGGCTCCGCGGCCGAGATGCTGCTGCGCACGGTCCACGACGAGCCGGACCTGGACGGCGTACCGGCGCCGTTGCTGCCGCTGCTGCGGGGGTGCCTGGCGAAGGAGCCCGGCTCCCGGCCGGCCGTGGCCGCGGTTCAGCGGGCCCTGGACGGTGTCGGCGAGGGCGGGGGCTGGTTGCCGGAGTCCCTGACCCGGCTGATCGCGCGCCGTTCGGCCGCCGTGCTCGCCCTGCCGGCCGTCGAGGCGACCGAGGTGTCCGCAGCATCCGGGGCGTTGGGGGCGACGGTGGCCGACGCACCCCACGGCGACGAGACCGCCGTCGGCCCGGGAGGTGCCACGCGCCGCCGCTTCCTGGTACTGGGCTCGGTCGCCGGAGTCCTGGCGGCCGGCGGAACGGCGGCCTGGTGGACGGCGAACCGCCCCGGCGGCACCTCGGCCCAGGGAAACACAACCCGGCTCCCGCTCCTGGCAGTTGCCCTGCACGCCGACCTGAGCGGCAGCGGTCGTACGACGGGCCGCGCCCAGGAGAACGGCGTCCGGCTCGCCGTCGACCACCTCAACTCCCGTGCCGGCCGGGGCTTCGACCTGGCACTCCAGGTGCACGACGACGAAGGCGGCACGACCCGGGCGCGGCAGATCGCCCACCGGCTGGCGGCCGACGACCGGGTCCGCGCGGTGCTCGGGCCGACCACCGACGCCTGCGCGAAGGCCACCCTCGGCCTCTACCAACAGGCACGGCTCCCGATGGTCACCGTTTCGGTCGGACTCGACGAGGTGTCCCCCACCGACTACCGGGTGTACGCGGCCACCCGCCCCAATGACTCGACCCTGGTGGCGCCCGTCGTCGCGTACCTCGTCCGCACCGCCGGGGCGCGCCGAACGGTGCTGATCGACGACGCCGCCGAGGGCGACTTCAGCTGGCGTCAGTGCGCCGGTGCCGATGACGCCCTGAGGACCGGGCAGCGCACCACGGTCCGGCGCACCCTCGCCGCCGAGGACGACGCGGACGGCGACTTCCGTGCCCTCGCGAAGTCGGTGACGGACGCGAGGGCTGACGCCGTGGTGTTCGCGGGCGGGTACGCGCGGGCCGCGCGGCTGGCCCGTGCGCTGCGCTCCGCCGGCTACTCCGGTGCACGGCTGGCCACCCAGCGCGCCCTCGACCCCCGCTTCCTCACCTCGGCGGGCGACGCCGCCGAGGGCTGGGTGTTCTCCACCGCCTTCCTCGATCCGACCCGGGTGACGGCCGCGAAGTCGTTCGTCACCGCCTACCGCACGCGCTTCGGCACGGCCCCGCCCTGGCACGCCGCCGAGGCCTACGACGCGACGTTCTTCGTCGCCCGCGCCATGACCGGCGTGGGCGCCTCCGATGCCCAACGGAGCGCGATCGTGGGCCAGTTGCGCGAGACCGACTACCGGGGGATCACCAAACGGCTGCGCTACGACTCGTCCACCTACCGCTTCACGGACGCGATGTACCTGTTCCGGGCGACCGGGGGCGCTTTCCGCTGTCTCGGCGACTACCGGGACGCCACGGCCTGA